The sequence below is a genomic window from Pempheris klunzingeri isolate RE-2024b chromosome 12, fPemKlu1.hap1, whole genome shotgun sequence.
GTAGCTAATTATCATCTCGCCAAATGTCTCCCACCTGACAGCTGTACCTCCGGGAAACCCCGTGTTGCCCTGCcctgtcctgctcctcctcagtgcTCCCGTCAGTCTGCAGGCTGCTGACTTGCTCTCTGAACTGTGTCCAAGCTCTTCCTTCCTCCTGAGCCCTCTGGTCCTTGAACTCCGCCCACgactcctctccatcctcccgTGTGGGCGCCGAGCAGAAATCAGCAAAGCTGTCACTCGGTGGGAGGTTTCCTGAACTCCCTGCATCAGCTGTATGTCCTTGACCGCTGCGAGGCTCAAAATGACAGTCTCTGAAGTCTGCGAacgtgtcctctgtgtgtgttccagatTGTGACTGGTTGGAGGTAGCAGAAGTTTCCTGAGTCGCAGATTGGTCGCAATAATGAAAACCTTTCTCTGCCTTAGACTGTCTGAGATTTGCCGTGCTGGTGTTGACAAACGAGTCCGAATGCATGTGGCGTCCCActtcttcatcctcatcatcagtCTGGTCCCAGTCAGCCTTGTCGTCTTGTGAAGCAAGAGATGAAACGTTTGGTTCCAAGTCGGCAGACGGGCCCTCAAATGACAGATCATCACACTGGGATGCCAAGTCCTCTGAAACAGACTCATACACACTGAGTGTTTGGGGAAGAGTAGAAATGCTCTCCTCTCGatcttctctgtcttcctctgcctctccatcctcctgcatctctgtgttttgtaaagAATTACAACTAAGCCTCCTCTCCTTCTGACTGTCCCCAGGCTTGCCaaactccttctcctcctcctcttcagatGGAAAATCCAAagctgctggagcttcctgAGGCCGATGGTGGTCCTGAGATGGTTGCACAAGTGCTGCATCTCTTTTCTCACAGTGCTCGATGGTGCAGagattttcttttgctttatatGCACAATGAGATCTGGGCTCAGAGTCCATAATAACCTCCTGTCCAGGATCAGAGATTCGTTCACCCAAGCCGTTGGAAGAGTTTGTCCCATTCACTCTGTCGTCCCATTGCTCTGTGCTGTCCAAGGGAGTGAAGCCACAGCACCAAGGATGTGCAGCCTGCTCCgtaaacacagtgaaatcagCGAACCCTGTTTCTTCCCTAGGAGGGCATGCACCAACTGCAGAGGCTGTCGGGGTCCTAGAGTTGGCATCTCTTTCAGAGTACCCATTTATGAAGTGCACATGTGATTCAGCATTACAATCCTGCCCTTCCACGTATATCTGGCCCCTGCTAGACTCAGAGTTCACAGCGGATGTGGTTTGGGATTCTTCTACTGGgtgattaaagctgcacttggGTTGATGGGTGGCTGGCTTTGTGGTGGGAGAAGGATATCTGAGGCTGGGTGGCGAATCAGTGGAGTTAGCAAAGCCAGTAGGCGAGCAGGACATCCCGACAGCGAATCCCCCAAAGTCCCCAAACTCGTCCTCCTCCgaccctgtctccccatcgcCATCATCATCcagtggagggggggaggaggagtgcAAGGGAATGACGTCTGGCTCCATGGGTTCTCCTAGCAGGACCTGAAGGCCTCATGCACCTgggagagaaaagtgaaaggAAAAGGAGCACCATGAACAACTACATTTTGGGAATAAGAGAAACAGATTCAGTGCGTTGATCATGGTAATTGAATGTCAGTCTGCTttcttgatttttgttttatacaCTCATCTTAAATGTTGTGATTTGTTTGAATTCCAGGCACTTTATAATGTCGGTTTTAATAGCTGCTTTACAAAGTTAATGACCATAAATCAAAGTAATAAACCCCATGCACCAGAGACAGAAGTGCAATATGTAGACATCAAACATTAAATTTCGCCAGAAAGCAAGCACGCAAGTGATAATTTCCTTGTTTATAGATGGGACACTACCGGTTTGGGTTCAGTTCAAACATTTAACAGACTGTGTCAAAAATAGAGGAACCTGCACACATTTGTTCCGCCTAGCACAATCTGAAAACATCTTGACTTTATAAATCTATTGCACAATCTGTTCTCATATCCTCTTTTTATCCTCATTTGTCAACTCTCTGCATCTAATCAAGACTTTACCAGCTCTGTGACTGTCCTCCCGGTGCGGATCCTGGAGTGGAAAAAGTGTCCAGTATTGGCTGCAGTCAGTAAACTGATACAGGAAACATTATCCGCAGCTTTGTGCTACTTAGATGAACAATTCAGACCAAGTCCTGCGCCCACAGCAGCCACCCCAGGAGCTTAGATTAGTGTCCTATTAAACCTTCAGCGTTAACACACAAGAACTGCTCCTTCATAGCTATTTTTACACTAAACATTAGCATAATTATTTGGTTTTGTGAATAGTCAGGAAAGCACCACTGACGTCCTGCCATTTTCTCCAGGCTCTCATACCTGGACAGACAGGTGTCCTgccatgaaaacagctgaatgtgAAATAAGCACAAGTTGTTAGTGAAATATAACCGATTTATGTAAAGCTAGCCATTTGTGGATAATTAATTGTACGTAAGGTTTAATGTCAAACAGCATTTCGCTCTCTTGTTACAACACAGCCACTGATTAGCCTACATGCCACCAGTCTTGCTAGCTAGTGTTAGCTAGTGCCTAGCTTAAGGCTAGCTAAAGCACACGCTGCCATGCTGTTTAGATGGAGCTAACGGCTAGCTTGGAAAACAGAGtgacagcttcttttttttttcttatttaccAACTCTCTCCCTTCTCGTCTCTTCTCGTCTGTCAGTGCCGCAgcctttctctccatccatcctctgTCAGCCTCCCTAACTATTCAACAGGATGTGTAAAAAGTGAAGAGCTCTCACTCTGACTCTGATTACTCGCCACCAATATTGACTGTGTGTAAAGACGGCGCCTCTGCAAAATAGACGATCTTTGATGGTGTCCAAAGATTCCTCCTACTGGAGAGACTCGGCTCTACACCTCTCTTTTATACActttattctgctttatttgggttttcttttttttttcatttaattttttttgaagtttttcaaaattacaaaaacaacaaaacagcacagactGAAACATTACAGCAAAATTCCACCACattgaaacaaaacataaagtacattttgGACTCTAATGTGTCTGACCCCTTAAGTAAGACAAAAACCCATCCCAGATTTGTAAGTAAGTTTCCCTCCAATTCTGTACCTTAGCTACCAGTAGCTCATAGGAAGTCACATCTGTCATGGACTTAACCCAGTCCTTATAAACAGGGCCATCAGGATTCTTCCATTTGCTAAGAATTACTCTCGCAGCTAAAATAAAGCCTGTTAGGACCAAAGCAAATGCACTTTTAGAAACATTAGGTAAACAGGAACTGTCTCCCAATAGGCACAATTGAGCAGAGACAGGCACATGTGTGCCTAACCATTCCTGTattgtttgaattattttcctccaaaatgGTTGGACAACTGGGCAAGCCCACATGGCATGAATAAATGTACCTACATGACTGTTACATTTCCAACATAGATTATTCTGGAGAATACCCATTTTGAAAAGTCGTGCAGGAGTAAAATAAAACCGGTGGAGTATCTTATAATGAGTGAGCTTCCCTCGTGCTTCTCTTGTGAACCATCCCATAGAGGAAATTATTTTAAGCCATGAATCCTTATCTATGTCCACATTCAAATCTCTCTGCCAAACAAGTCTCAGACCCTCACTATTGTCATACATGGTCCTAGATGCCATTTTATAAAACACTGAGGCTGATTGACACTTATGAGGCAGTTTAAAATGTCTGTACAACATTGTCCTGTTCAGATAATTGCTTAATTACCTCACTCAAACCACTTCTTAATTGTAGATATTTCCAAAATTCTGATTTACTTACCAAGTTAAATTGTGCTTTCAGGTCTTGGTATGattcaaatattttatcatCAACAAGATCTGCTTAACTCTTAATGCCCCTTGAGATCCAGGAACGCCAACAAATAACTTTTCCTCCCACTTTCATTGCCGGATTATTCCAAAGTGAAGAATATAATTGTTTATATGGTGAAATCCTTAAGAGTTTATGAAATTTAGTCCAGAGCTCTTTAGAATGCTGAATAATTGGGTTAAGCTCACGGCCTCTAAATGGAATTCTTTGTGATAGAACGTCAAATGGACTAAATGGAGCAGTGTTTTCTTGTTCAATGGCCACCCATCCTAAATCAGCACCCTCCCCTTTGAAGTGATTTACAAGTTTACTCATCTCAAAGGCCATGTTGTACAGCTCTACATTTGGCAGTGCAAGCCCACCATCCCTTTTTGTTATATACAGCTTCTGCAATTTTATCCTTGGTTTTTTGCCATTCCACAGATCATCTTTAACCATTTGATTATACTGAATAAAATATTCTCTGGGTATTGAAAGTGGGAGCATCATTGATAGATAATTGAATTGTGGTGCAATAAGAGTTAAATTCAACTTTTTCCACGTGTCCAGGCTAttcttgattttatttgtgttttctaatAATCATTACTGAGAAAAATCATAACCATGACCCTACCTACTTATATGAGTAGTTGTGCAGTGTGCtactgtctctctgctgctatAAGTTCCAGTGAAAGATAAGATCTGTGGTTCATTTCAGGGTTAAAATGTAGATGAGAAATTAGTTTGGCCGCCTGTTGTCTGCTATGATAGTGGAATATATCCCCAATTTCATATGGACCCTGTTTGTGGTGCAGAGAAAACCAAGCAGAGTATTTGGTGCTGCTTAGAAACAACAGTCTAAAGCAGGTAAGCGAGCGGTCGACGATTCATTTGCTAAAAGTAAAGTGAAttttgtctgtgaagattctcagtcatccaggtcatagttattccttaggagttgagcaaaaatcaactggacttgttgaaggtacttgtAGATGTTTcacctcccatccaagaggcttcttcagttctaaAGTGAATTTTGGCTTCTAATGTCCATGGTACACATGGTTCATTGTTAGAGGTTTACAAAAAGTCTTtacaaaaactatttttatattattgatCCATGAGtgataacatgaaataaaagaggCACACACtcccttaaaacaccaaacatgaacatgttgCAGTAttgaatgaagtgaaacaaatgtCATGGCTACACAACAGGCTACACAACAGCGTAGGGTTTCCTGGCCTGATGGACCTTCTCATGAGCCCACAGATTTGAAGCTGTGTGaaatttttttccacaaaccaCACAGTGAAACAACCTCTCCCCTTTGGCGTCCGTCAGACCACATGTTTTGAGATGATAGCTGTGTGCAACCATTTTGCCACACGATTTGCAAAAATAGGGCTTTTCCCCCGTGTGCACCCTCAAGTGAACTTTGAGGTTTGAACTTTGAGCAAACAACTTTCGACAGAAGGGACACTGGTGTGGCTTTTCACCTGTGTGGATCCTTAAATGCACACCCAGGTGGTCCCTACGAGCAAACCTCTTGTCACATTCTGGGCATTTGAAGGCCCTCTCTCCCATGTGGGTCTCATCCACGTGTCTGATCAGGTCAGAGTCCCTGTTAAACAGTCTGCCACAGAACCGGCAAGCCCTTTTCTCCTTCTGGGCTTGTTCGCTGTGACTCAGAGCACGAGAGGATGACACGTCACTCCCACTGCATTCATCAACATCCAGTATCATACTTGCAGTGCTGAAAGTTGGGAACAGCTggcaagataagataagatgagatgagataagatgTAAGCATGTAAgaaaaagaacagcagaaataGATCTTcgataaaacaataaagaataaACTAGTGGACAAAGATATACACATAGAAAAGTATGTACAATTTAAACGAGATGAAGTTTAGCAATAGGGCCATTATACACGGGGAAAGAAAACTTTGTTTAAAATAAGTATATTGTGCGAGTGACGTTCTGAATAAAAATATTGCACTACAATATAGTTTCTTCTGATTCAGTGGGTCTGATTTAGACGTCCTCATGACGCAGAAACCCACCTGCTCCTCTCTGACCAGCTGAGCGTCATGCGTCTTATTTTCCTCCACAATGGAAAGCTGGTCTGGCTGCTGTGAGGGCAAAACCTCCTCTGAGAGCGTCCAGGTGTCTAAAAGACATAAAAGGTGATGTAACCTGTTAAAATACCCCTGTAATATCAAACAAGTGTTTTAGGTGGAAGAACCAACTTTATCTTTACAGTTTCATTCACGGTCAGGAAGTTGCATGATTCCCTCCAGTGACTGAGCCGTATGCATTACACATATTGAGAAAATATCATGTTTAGATACAGTGTAAAATCCTTATTTTGTAAAGACAAAGCATGAAAAAACAACTCGCATGTTTAATTTCTCCACCTTTACAATAGCAGACTGTTGTTTTATGAACAAAGTGTGaaactgcaaacacagaatGAGCAcaaatgtgattgtttgtatAACTCAGTAA
It includes:
- the aftphb gene encoding aftiphilin; its protein translation is MEPDVIPLHSSSPPPLDDDGDGETGSEEDEFGDFGGFAVGMSCSPTGFANSTDSPPSLRYPSPTTKPATHQPKCSFNHPVEESQTTSAVNSESSRGQIYVEGQDCNAESHVHFINGYSERDANSRTPTASAVGACPPREETGFADFTVFTEQAAHPWCCGFTPLDSTEQWDDRVNGTNSSNGLGERISDPGQEVIMDSEPRSHCAYKAKENLCTIEHCEKRDAALVQPSQDHHRPQEAPAALDFPSEEEEEKEFGKPGDSQKERRLSCNSLQNTEMQEDGEAEEDREDREESISTLPQTLSVYESVSEDLASQCDDLSFEGPSADLEPNVSSLASQDDKADWDQTDDEDEEVGRHMHSDSFVNTSTANLRQSKAEKGFHYCDQSATQETSATSNQSQSGTHTEDTFADFRDCHFEPRSGQGHTADAGSSGNLPPSDSFADFCSAPTREDGEESWAEFKDQRAQEEGRAWTQFREQVSSLQTDGSTEEEQDRAGQHGVSRRYSCQVSLSCRVQQLLMASFPEVEVPAVEGEEEVLSLCALLHARRLPESEEEEEEIPEQCPRSYWIQQEMWWPHQDLHGAVGLQFQWGGSHTNRTLLRCLGVDARNIVFIGVKKQPVAVPAFALSLGMLEPTKDSVPAVCSPGHTVVAAQAPPGPRDTPHPSTDSVQEALPSSQLDWSSRGLSNSQDGCSALNLDYFGPEEESRSCSSSTSSRSNSPPPGVDRELYELTTCKLETRTNGSHMEDTLNRLMSTAEKTSTSVRKPQQDEELSAEAGRVISELPNLSFMQAKVLMFPSILTPTECCAPKLQ